The DNA segment AGATGATGATCAGGGCGACGATGTCGAGTGTGAAATTTGCGTCCAGCATGTCCAACTCCTCGAGCGTGGTCGAGGGTGACTTGAAGTGACAGTACACCTGGTGACATTTGAGCTTTTCGCGACCGTACGAGTAGGTGGCCAGCGCCGTGCCCTCGAAGCCGTACCGGATGTACGAAAGGTACGTAATCCACCGGAGGTAGATTGGAATGGCgtcgaacgaaacgaagaatcCGGAGAACAGCAGGAACGGCACGGACATGACCGGGGCCAGGAAGACTCCGTTCTGGACGTTCATCGCAGCACCAACCACCAGCCCGACGCTCTGGGCCACGAACGAGATCAGCAGACAGGAGCCAAGGAACAtggcgaaccggaaccactcCAGCGGTTGCGAAGTGAAGTAGTATACGATCGATACGTACAAAACGCAGAAGATTGCCTACGAAAGTGAAGATCAGGGAATAAATACAAATGCGACGCGACACTAAACGTAAGACCAACTCACCTGGAATGGTATGTCCGAAACCGTGATCGCAAGATAGTATGACCGCAGTGAGTACCATCTGTTGAAGTTTTCCTTCAGTAGCACGGGCATTTCGAGCGGGACTAAACAGAGGGAAGTTCAAGGGCATAATTGGATTGGGCGGCGATtaagcgaaacgaaaagttTGCAACTCACATGATAGAATCGTGATTGTCATGGACGTGTACATCAGGAACAGCATGTTGAAGAACAGGAATCCCAGATTACTCAGCACCTTGGCACCGTCGTTGCCGATGTCGTAGTACAGTGTGCCGATCAGGAAGCCAACCAGGATGTGGGCGAACAAACGCAAGTACATCAGAGTCTAAAACCAAAAACCGTAAGTTAGTCCGATGCACTCGGTACTTACATCGCCACCGCCCAAACTCACCCAATCACGTCTGCTGAACAGCAAGGTCCGCTTCAGAACAACCCAGAACTGGTGGAACTCCGAGGTGGGATAACGCTCGGGCGACGGATCCACATCCAGCGATCCCTCCACCGGCAGCAGGGCACTATTCACCTCCGGTTCCTTCTCCGGCTCGACGGCAATCTTGATCGTTTCCGTATCCTTCGCGATATCGTTCACCatcgacggcggcagcagcgcatTCCCGCCGAGGTTTAGATTGTCCGCGTACTTGTTTGCACCCCCGTTCATGCGCTCGTAGTTCACCTTCAGGTTGGCGTTTCCGTTGGCCGCATTTTcgttcttcttgttcttctgCGCTGGGAAGTCAAGCTCCGACCGGATATCCTTCTTACCGTTCTCGATCGCGTTCACGAGCTTACGCGTGTGGTCACCATGCTCCCCGCAGGACACCTCAATGACGTAGCTGGCCGGATTATGGTAAGACGGACAGTCCAGATCGAGCGTCCCCAGGAATGGGACCAGTTGCCGGGTGCTTCCCTGGTACACGCACTGTCCATCGGCCAGCGTGTACAGCTGGTCGAACATTTCGAACAGACGAGCCGACGGCTGATGGATGGTGCAAATGATGGTGCGTCCTCCGCGGGCCAGGAACTTCAGCAGACTGACGCACTGGAAGCAGGTGGAACTGTCCAGACCGGATGTGGGCTCGTCGAAGAACATGATCGGTGGGTTGTTGACCAGCTCGAGCGCAATCGACAGGCGCTTCTGCTGACCCCCGGACAGGTTCCGGGTGAGCGTCGGACGATGCTCTTCCAGCCCAAGAGTTTCCAGGATCTCTTTGATCTGGCACGGGAACGGATGGAACGGACCATTAAAACCCTCCGCCAATCGGAAAGGTGCGCGGTGTTGCCTACTTACCACATGTTGCTTCTCGCTTTTCTCCACCTTCTGGCTGAGTTTGAGGCTCGCGGCCACGTTCATCGCTTCCTCGACGGTAAGGTTCGCGTGCAGCTGATTGTCCTGCATGATGTACGCGGACAGTTTGCGGAACTGGCTCAGGTTACGCTCCTTTCCGTTCATCGTTATCGATCCATCGATGTTAGTGGTCCTAGAACAGAGAACCGGGCGGCATATTAAGTCCAGCGCTCACTAAACTTCTTTTGCCGGCACTTACTTGTATCCCGACAGAATGTTGAGCAAGGTGCTCTTGCCAGCACCGGAAGGTCCCATGATGGCAGTCAGCTCCCCGGAGCGCAGCTTGCCGCTGACCTCCTTCAGGATAGTTTTTACATCTACGGGGTtgacagaaagaaaaactttatttGATTGCTTTTACTTAAAACACATAAATAGTAAGTGTATTGGTAGCGAGTCCACACCTGCGCCATTCGCACGGCCAATTAACCCCACGAACCGTTATTAATTCGAATGCCACAAGGTTACCGCCGTCCTGCATTCGGTGACAACACTTTTACCAATCTATGCGCCGATGTGATTCAGACGAGCGTGTTGAGAGAGAACTCCCGACGATCGAGTTCGTCATGTAATTAAACAAGTTTTGCGATCGATGCGATGGTTTTCCAAGAACGTAATAATTACAGCTTGATCAACGGCAGTGACTGGCTGACTGGTAAGTCAAGTAATGGTAAGTGGGTGTTTCTAATTGACACCGATCAGACGGAGACGAGCCCGGGTGAAAAGTATTTTCCGGCTCCGAAGTTGCCTTGAGGGGTAATTTCCGTTTTTTGAGGACAAAC comes from the Anopheles cruzii unplaced genomic scaffold, idAnoCruzAS_RS32_06 scaffold00869_ctg1, whole genome shotgun sequence genome and includes:
- the LOC128276298 gene encoding ATP-binding cassette sub-family G member 4-like codes for the protein MGPSGAGKSTLLNILSGYKTTNIDGSITMNGKERNLSQFRKLSAYIMQDNQLHANLTVEEAMNVAASLKLSQKVEKSEKQHVIKEILETLGLEEHRPTLTRNLSGGQQKRLSIALELVNNPPIMFFDEPTSGLDSSTCFQCVSLLKFLARGGRTIICTIHQPSARLFEMFDQLYTLADGQCVYQGSTRQLVPFLGTLDLDCPSYHNPASYVIEVSCGEHGDHTRKLVNAIENGKKDIRSELDFPAQKNKKNENAANGNANLKVNYERMNGGANKYADNLNLGGNALLPPSMVNDIAKDTETIKIAVEPEKEPEVNSALLPVEGSLDVDPSPERYPTSEFHQFWVVLKRTLLFSRRDWTLMYLRLFAHILVGFLIGTLYYDIGNDGAKVLSNLGFLFFNMLFLMYTSMTITILSFPLEMPVLLKENFNRWYSLRSYYLAITVSDIPFQAIFCVLYVSIVYYFTSQPLEWFRFAMFLGSCLLISFVAQSVGLVVGAAMNVQNGVFLAPVMSVPFLLFSGFFVSFDAIPIYLRWITYLSYIRYGFEGTALATYSYGREKLKCHQVYCHFKSPSTTLEELDMLDANFTLDIVALIIIFIVLRVAAFLFLRWKLKTTR